A single window of Sporosarcina sp. FSL W7-1349 DNA harbors:
- the rpoE gene encoding DNA-directed RNA polymerase subunit delta, with the protein MNIREMTKEQLAEESMIDIVYAILTERHESLTFQQLMDEIRDLTGMSESEMKGKLQQFYTDLNIDGRFIAIHDNRWGLREWYPVEQIEEETAPVVKVRKKKKKKVLDDEEEELFDEEDEEEYDDLIEEEEEEDDEEDLEEDEEDIIEIEEDLLDPDDDLEIIPDDEDLELDDEDEEEEDEFEEDEEIEE; encoded by the coding sequence TTGAATATCCGCGAGATGACGAAGGAACAATTGGCAGAAGAATCGATGATTGATATCGTCTACGCCATTTTAACAGAAAGACATGAATCACTTACCTTCCAACAGTTGATGGATGAAATCCGTGATTTGACAGGCATGAGCGAAAGTGAAATGAAGGGTAAATTGCAACAGTTTTATACAGATTTAAATATCGACGGCAGATTCATCGCCATCCACGATAACCGTTGGGGATTACGCGAGTGGTATCCGGTCGAGCAGATTGAAGAGGAGACAGCGCCGGTCGTCAAAGTGCGTAAAAAGAAGAAGAAAAAAGTGCTGGATGATGAGGAAGAGGAACTGTTCGACGAGGAAGATGAGGAAGAGTATGACGATTTGATTGAGGAAGAGGAAGAAGAGGACGATGAAGAGGATCTCGAAGAAGACGAGGAAGATATCATCGAAATCGAAGAAGACCTTCTGGACCCGGATGACGATTTGGAAATCATTCCAGACGATGAGGATCTGGAACTCGACGACGAAGACGAAGAGGAAGAAGATGAATTCGAAGAAGATGAGGAGATTGAAGAATAA
- the icmF gene encoding fused isobutyryl-CoA mutase/GTPase IcmF produces the protein MVTAPVEIYKPKHHIRFVTASSLFDGHDASINIMRRILQSSGAEVIHLGHNRSVEEVVNAAIQEDVQGIAISSYQGGHVEYFKYMYDLLQERGAPHIRIYGGGGGVIIPKEIKELHDYGVAWIFSPEDGRKMGLQGMINRMLEECDFLTEADNEMANLEKVNTDHPEILANLITYAEEKHGKNDQQAVQLIEKARTLTKNTPVLGITGTGGAGKSSLTDELIRRFLQELPDKKVAILSIDPTKQKTGGALLGDRIRMNAIFNKRVFMRSLATRGSRTELSGAIKDVLDVVKTAGYDLIVVETSGIGQGDAEVTEVSDVSMYVMTSEFGAPTQLEKIDMIDFADLIVINKFERKGSEDALRQVQKQYQRSRGLWDKEIDEMPVYGTIASQFNDKGTNSLFAAIVNVLNEKCGLDWETSYAQFIKTQKQNVIIPNDRQHYLREIAGTVRDYHKRSAQQVEFARRLFQLEGAMEAVKEKAPDDKLIASLQSLADGVRDELTAESKRIIQNWNTLKESYSGDEFVTKIRDKELRTALTTTSLSGLKIPKVVLPKFEDYGEILRWVYKENVPGSFPYTAGVFPFKREGEDPKRQFAGEGTPERTNRRFHYLSKDDDAKRLSTAFDSVTLYGEDPNERPDIFGKVGESGVSICTLDDMKKLYDGFDLCAPSTSVSMTINGPAPIILAMFMNTAIDQQIRLKEEELGRALTVEEFTEVRDATLQVVRGTVQADILKEDQGQNTCIFSTEFALRMMGDIQQYFIDKKVRNYYSVSISGYHIAEAGANPISQLAFTLSNGFTYVEYYLSRGMNIDDFAPNLSFFFSNGLDPEYTVIGRVARRIWAVAMRERYGANERSQKLKYHVQTSGRSLHAQEIDFNDIRTTLQALMALQDNCNSLHTNAYDEAITTPTEESVRRAMAIQMIITKEHGLSKNENPLQGSFIIEELTDLVEEAVLTEFDRLNDRGGVLGSMETQYQRGKIQEESMYYEHLKHSGELPIIGVNTYLNPNPPSEEDIDNMEIARATKEEKESQIINLREFQNRHADETEKALLNLKETAVTGGNIFAALMETVKVASLGQITNALYEVGGQYRRNM, from the coding sequence ATGGTAACAGCGCCAGTTGAGATTTATAAGCCGAAGCACCATATCCGTTTTGTGACGGCGTCCAGCCTATTCGATGGCCATGATGCCTCAATCAATATCATGCGCCGCATTTTGCAATCCAGCGGGGCAGAGGTCATCCACCTCGGACATAACCGTTCGGTGGAGGAGGTCGTGAACGCGGCCATTCAGGAAGATGTTCAAGGGATCGCCATTTCCTCCTATCAAGGGGGCCATGTTGAATATTTCAAATATATGTATGACCTCCTGCAAGAAAGGGGAGCACCGCATATTCGCATTTACGGCGGCGGTGGCGGGGTCATCATCCCGAAGGAAATCAAGGAACTGCATGACTACGGTGTCGCGTGGATCTTCTCGCCGGAAGACGGCCGCAAAATGGGCCTGCAAGGGATGATCAACCGTATGTTGGAAGAATGCGACTTCCTCACTGAGGCGGACAATGAAATGGCCAACTTGGAAAAAGTGAACACGGATCATCCCGAGATACTGGCCAACTTGATCACCTATGCGGAAGAAAAGCACGGGAAAAACGACCAGCAAGCAGTGCAACTCATTGAGAAAGCGCGGACGCTTACCAAAAATACACCAGTGCTTGGTATCACGGGTACTGGGGGAGCAGGGAAAAGTTCCTTGACCGATGAATTGATCCGCCGTTTCTTACAAGAACTGCCGGATAAGAAAGTGGCCATCCTTTCGATCGACCCGACGAAGCAAAAAACGGGCGGGGCACTGCTCGGAGACCGGATCCGGATGAATGCCATCTTCAATAAGCGGGTATTCATGCGCAGCTTGGCGACTCGTGGTTCCCGTACCGAATTGTCGGGCGCCATCAAAGATGTACTCGATGTCGTCAAAACGGCGGGCTACGACTTGATTGTTGTCGAAACGAGTGGAATCGGGCAAGGGGATGCGGAAGTTACGGAAGTGTCCGATGTCTCGATGTATGTCATGACGAGTGAATTCGGGGCGCCGACGCAACTCGAGAAAATCGACATGATCGACTTCGCCGACTTGATCGTCATTAATAAATTCGAACGCAAAGGATCCGAAGATGCGCTTCGCCAAGTTCAGAAGCAGTATCAGCGCAGCCGTGGCCTTTGGGATAAAGAAATCGATGAAATGCCGGTATATGGTACGATCGCTAGCCAGTTCAATGACAAAGGAACGAATTCGCTATTTGCTGCGATCGTCAACGTGCTGAATGAAAAATGCGGCTTGGATTGGGAAACATCGTATGCCCAATTCATCAAGACCCAAAAACAGAACGTCATCATACCGAACGACCGTCAGCATTATCTAAGGGAAATTGCGGGCACAGTTCGCGATTATCATAAACGATCAGCACAGCAAGTGGAATTCGCACGGCGTTTATTCCAGCTCGAAGGGGCTATGGAAGCAGTAAAAGAGAAAGCGCCGGATGATAAACTGATCGCTTCGTTGCAGTCACTTGCAGACGGGGTGCGGGATGAGCTGACAGCGGAATCGAAGCGAATCATCCAAAACTGGAATACGTTGAAAGAATCCTATTCAGGGGATGAATTCGTCACAAAAATTCGTGACAAAGAGCTTCGTACTGCGCTGACAACAACGAGTTTATCCGGATTGAAAATCCCGAAAGTCGTCCTGCCGAAATTCGAGGACTACGGGGAAATTTTACGATGGGTGTACAAAGAGAATGTACCAGGTTCATTCCCTTACACGGCGGGGGTTTTCCCGTTCAAACGGGAAGGGGAAGATCCGAAGCGTCAATTCGCGGGAGAAGGGACACCGGAACGGACGAACCGCCGCTTCCATTATCTGTCCAAGGACGATGACGCGAAACGGCTATCGACCGCTTTTGACTCGGTCACGCTTTACGGGGAAGACCCGAATGAGCGTCCGGACATTTTCGGTAAAGTCGGTGAGTCGGGCGTCAGCATTTGTACGTTGGATGATATGAAGAAATTGTATGATGGCTTCGATCTATGTGCGCCATCGACTTCCGTCTCAATGACGATTAACGGACCGGCTCCGATCATCCTAGCCATGTTCATGAACACGGCGATCGATCAGCAAATCCGCTTGAAAGAAGAGGAACTGGGGCGCGCTTTGACTGTGGAGGAATTCACGGAAGTGCGGGATGCCACGCTGCAAGTCGTCCGTGGCACTGTGCAAGCCGATATCCTGAAAGAGGACCAAGGGCAGAACACTTGCATCTTCTCCACGGAATTCGCGCTTCGCATGATGGGGGACATCCAGCAGTACTTCATCGACAAAAAAGTGCGTAACTACTACTCGGTGTCCATTTCGGGCTACCATATCGCCGAAGCGGGAGCGAATCCAATTTCACAACTGGCATTCACATTATCCAACGGCTTCACCTATGTCGAATACTACTTAAGCCGCGGTATGAATATCGATGATTTTGCACCGAACTTGAGCTTCTTCTTCTCGAACGGGCTGGATCCGGAATATACGGTAATCGGCCGGGTAGCACGTCGGATTTGGGCGGTTGCCATGCGGGAGAGATACGGGGCGAACGAGCGTAGCCAGAAGCTAAAATACCATGTGCAGACGTCAGGACGCAGCTTGCACGCGCAGGAAATCGACTTTAATGATATCCGTACAACTTTGCAGGCGCTCATGGCTTTGCAAGATAACTGTAACTCGCTCCACACGAACGCGTATGATGAAGCGATCACGACGCCGACGGAAGAATCGGTCCGCCGGGCAATGGCGATCCAGATGATCATTACAAAAGAACATGGCCTGTCCAAAAATGAAAACCCATTGCAAGGTTCCTTCATTATCGAAGAATTGACGGACCTAGTGGAAGAAGCGGTGTTGACGGAGTTCGACCGCCTGAACGACCGCGGCGGCGTGCTCGGATCGATGGAAACCCAATACCAACGGGGCAAGATTCAAGAGGAATCCATGTACTACGAGCATCTGAAGCACTCAGGGGAGCTGCCGATCATCGGGGTGAATACGTACTTGAATCCGAACCCTCCGTCCGAGGAAGATATCGACAATATGGAAATTGCACGCGCGACGAAGGAAGAGAAAGAGTCGCAAATCATCAACCTGCGTGAATTCCAGAATCGTCACGCGGACGAGACAGAGAAAGCCTTGCTCAACTTGAAAGAAACGGCTGTCACGGGCGGCAATATTTTCGCAGCACTGATGGAAACCGTCAAAGTCGCGAGCCTAGGACAGATTACGAATGCACTTTACGAAGTGGGCGGCCAGTACCGTCGCAATATGTAA
- a CDS encoding TetR/AcrR family transcriptional regulator → MEKKLVVKSSVKDENLIEKRREQMIRGAVKLFRNKGFHRATTREIAKEAGFSIGTLYEYIRTKEDVLYLVCDNIYNKVLNRLNGSLDQEGTVEGIRLAIDKYFHLIDNMSDEFLVMYQESKSLPKDALRYVLQKEMEMVALFENLFKACARSGELRITDEEIRIAANHIVVQGQMWAFRRWAFDKDMTIDDYIRIQTDQFFNGIVREHEEIR, encoded by the coding sequence ATGGAAAAAAAACTTGTAGTCAAATCGTCCGTCAAAGACGAAAACTTGATAGAAAAACGTCGGGAGCAAATGATCCGGGGCGCCGTCAAGCTGTTTAGGAATAAGGGATTCCATCGGGCGACGACACGGGAAATTGCCAAAGAGGCGGGCTTCAGCATCGGCACGCTCTATGAATATATCCGGACGAAGGAAGACGTCCTTTATCTCGTCTGTGACAATATTTACAATAAAGTGCTCAACCGCCTGAACGGTTCGCTTGATCAGGAAGGGACCGTGGAAGGCATCCGGCTTGCCATCGACAAGTATTTCCACTTAATCGACAATATGTCAGATGAATTCCTCGTTATGTACCAGGAATCCAAATCCTTGCCGAAGGACGCTTTGCGATATGTCCTACAAAAGGAGATGGAAATGGTCGCTCTATTTGAGAACCTATTCAAGGCCTGTGCCCGTTCGGGGGAACTCCGCATCACCGACGAAGAAATCCGGATAGCGGCCAACCACATCGTCGTCCAAGGGCAGATGTGGGCGTTCCGGAGATGGGCTTTCGATAAGGATATGACGATTGATGATTATATCCGTATCCAGACAGATCAATTTTTCAACGGTATCGTACGCGAGCACGAAGAAATCCGTTAG
- a CDS encoding acyl-CoA dehydrogenase codes for MDFKLSEEHEMIRKMVRDFAENEVAPTAAERDEEERFDMALFEKMAELGLTGIPWPEEYGGIGSDYLAYVIAVEELSRVCASTGVTLSAHTSLAGWPVFKYGTEEQKQKYLRPMAEGTKIGAYGLTEPGSGSDAGGMRTTAKLDGDDYVLNGSKIFITNGGIADIYIVFAVTDPESKHKGTSAFIVEKDFAGFSVGKKEKKLGIRSSPTTEIMFDNCRVPKENLLGEEGEGFIIAMKTLDGGRNGIAAQAVGIAQGALEASADYAKERVQFGKPIAANQGVGFKLADMATAVEASRLLTYQAAWLESNNLPYGKESAMAKLMAGDTAMKVTTEAVQVFGGYGYTKDYPVERFMRDAKITQIYEGTQEIQRLVISRMLTK; via the coding sequence ATGGATTTCAAATTATCAGAAGAACATGAAATGATTCGGAAAATGGTGCGTGACTTTGCGGAGAACGAGGTCGCACCGACTGCGGCGGAACGGGATGAAGAAGAACGGTTTGACATGGCATTATTTGAAAAGATGGCGGAACTCGGATTGACGGGTATCCCTTGGCCGGAAGAGTACGGCGGCATCGGCAGTGACTATCTTGCCTACGTCATCGCAGTGGAAGAGCTTTCCCGAGTCTGTGCATCGACGGGTGTTACCTTATCGGCTCACACATCCCTTGCAGGTTGGCCGGTTTTCAAATATGGTACGGAAGAGCAGAAGCAAAAATATTTGCGTCCAATGGCGGAAGGAACAAAAATCGGTGCGTACGGTTTGACGGAGCCGGGTTCCGGTTCGGACGCTGGAGGCATGCGCACGACTGCCAAATTGGATGGCGACGACTATGTACTGAACGGATCCAAAATCTTCATTACCAACGGCGGGATTGCGGACATCTACATCGTGTTTGCAGTGACCGATCCGGAATCGAAGCATAAAGGAACGAGTGCATTCATCGTCGAGAAAGACTTTGCAGGCTTCTCCGTCGGAAAGAAAGAGAAGAAGCTTGGGATTCGTTCATCCCCAACAACGGAAATCATGTTCGACAACTGCCGGGTGCCAAAAGAGAACCTTTTGGGTGAGGAAGGAGAAGGCTTCATCATCGCAATGAAAACATTGGATGGCGGCAGGAACGGGATTGCCGCACAAGCTGTGGGGATAGCCCAAGGAGCGCTCGAAGCATCGGCTGATTATGCGAAAGAGCGGGTGCAGTTTGGTAAACCGATCGCAGCGAACCAAGGCGTCGGCTTCAAGCTTGCGGACATGGCGACAGCGGTGGAAGCATCTCGCCTATTGACATACCAAGCAGCTTGGTTGGAATCGAATAACTTGCCATACGGAAAAGAATCGGCCATGGCGAAATTGATGGCCGGAGATACAGCGATGAAAGTGACAACCGAAGCGGTTCAAGTATTTGGCGGTTACGGGTATACGAAAGATTACCCGGTCGAGCGTTTCATGCGCGATGCGAAAATTACGCAAATTTACGAAGGAACGCAAGAAATTCAACGTCTGGTCATCTCCCGTATGCTGACAAAATAA
- a CDS encoding acyl-CoA dehydrogenase — MDLQFTEEQLMMRDMVRNFAKTEIEPFVPQMEAGEFPHDILTKMGELGLMGITVPEEYGGSGMDFISYIIAINELSKVSAVVGVILSVHTSVGTNPILYFGNEQQKQEYVPKMASGEYLGAFCLTEPSAGSDAGSLKTRAVKKDGHYVINGSKVFITNGGEADVYIVFASTDPLKGTHGVTAFIVDKDTPGLVIGKDEEKMGLHGSRTVQLTFEDMKVPEDKVLGVEGEGFKIAMANLDVGRIGIASQALGIAEASLEAATGYAKERVQFGKPIAAQQGVGFKLADMATAVEASRLLVYRAAQMRSEGLSCGKEASMAKLFASQTAVDCSIEAIQVFGGYGYTEDYPVERYFRDAKVTQIYEGTSEIQRLVISKQLTK, encoded by the coding sequence ATGGATTTACAATTTACCGAAGAACAACTGATGATGCGCGACATGGTGCGGAATTTTGCCAAAACAGAGATTGAGCCGTTTGTTCCCCAGATGGAAGCGGGGGAGTTTCCACACGACATCTTAACGAAAATGGGCGAGCTTGGTCTGATGGGTATTACGGTTCCGGAAGAATACGGCGGATCGGGTATGGATTTTATTTCCTATATTATCGCGATCAACGAACTATCCAAAGTGAGCGCGGTTGTCGGAGTCATCCTATCAGTCCATACTTCGGTCGGAACGAACCCGATCCTTTATTTTGGAAATGAACAGCAAAAGCAAGAGTACGTACCGAAAATGGCGAGCGGCGAATACCTCGGGGCCTTTTGCTTGACCGAACCTTCCGCGGGGTCGGATGCGGGTTCATTGAAAACACGGGCCGTCAAAAAAGACGGACATTATGTGATCAACGGTTCCAAGGTCTTCATTACGAACGGCGGGGAAGCGGATGTCTATATCGTGTTTGCCTCGACGGATCCATTGAAAGGCACGCACGGCGTCACGGCGTTCATCGTCGACAAAGATACACCGGGACTCGTCATCGGAAAAGATGAAGAGAAAATGGGGCTTCATGGTTCACGGACCGTCCAATTGACGTTCGAAGACATGAAAGTGCCGGAAGATAAGGTGCTTGGCGTAGAAGGCGAAGGATTCAAGATCGCCATGGCCAATCTCGATGTAGGCCGGATCGGCATCGCATCACAAGCACTTGGCATTGCGGAAGCTTCATTGGAAGCGGCGACAGGTTACGCGAAAGAGCGTGTCCAGTTCGGAAAACCGATCGCCGCCCAGCAAGGGGTCGGATTCAAATTGGCTGATATGGCCACAGCGGTGGAAGCATCGCGACTGCTTGTCTACCGGGCTGCACAAATGCGGTCGGAAGGGCTGTCATGCGGGAAAGAGGCATCGATGGCGAAACTATTCGCCTCCCAGACGGCGGTCGATTGCTCGATCGAAGCGATCCAAGTGTTCGGCGGATACGGCTATACGGAAGACTATCCAGTGGAGCGTTATTTCCGCGATGCGAAAGTGACGCAAATCTATGAAGGAACGAGCGAAATTCAAAGGCTCGTCATTTCGAAACAATTAACGAAATAA
- a CDS encoding 3-hydroxybutyryl-CoA dehydrogenase encodes MKIKKVMVIGAGQMGGGIAQVCAQAGFEVTLNDIKEEFYDRGLAVITKNLSRNVEKGRMTEDEKNEVLGRITKSVDLQDASGVDMVIEAAVENMEIKKSIFEQLDKIAPEHAILATNTSSLPITEIAAVTNRPEKVIGMHFMNPVPVMKLVEIIRGLATADEVYQAVEDMTVKLDKTPVEVNDFPGFVANRILMPMINEAIYTLYEGVAKEEAIDEVMKLGMNHPMGPLQLADFIGLDTCLYIMETLYEGFGDSKYRPCPLLRKYVKAGWLGKKSGRGFYVYE; translated from the coding sequence ATGAAAATCAAAAAAGTAATGGTCATTGGTGCGGGACAAATGGGCGGGGGCATTGCCCAAGTATGTGCGCAAGCCGGTTTTGAAGTGACATTGAATGATATCAAGGAAGAGTTTTATGATAGAGGACTTGCTGTTATTACGAAAAACTTGTCCCGAAATGTCGAAAAGGGACGGATGACGGAAGACGAGAAAAATGAAGTGCTCGGACGGATCACGAAATCAGTGGATCTGCAAGATGCTTCCGGCGTCGATATGGTCATCGAGGCTGCTGTCGAGAACATGGAAATCAAAAAATCCATCTTTGAGCAATTGGATAAAATTGCGCCGGAACATGCGATTCTCGCAACGAACACCTCTTCATTGCCGATTACAGAAATTGCAGCGGTAACGAATCGTCCGGAAAAAGTGATCGGAATGCACTTCATGAACCCGGTGCCGGTCATGAAACTCGTGGAAATCATCCGTGGCCTTGCAACAGCGGACGAAGTATATCAAGCCGTTGAAGATATGACAGTAAAACTGGACAAAACGCCGGTGGAAGTGAACGATTTCCCTGGATTCGTCGCAAATCGGATTCTTATGCCAATGATCAACGAAGCGATCTATACGCTTTATGAAGGCGTGGCGAAAGAAGAGGCGATTGACGAAGTGATGAAACTGGGCATGAATCATCCGATGGGACCTTTGCAATTGGCGGACTTCATTGGACTCGACACATGCCTCTACATCATGGAAACATTGTACGAAGGGTTTGGCGACTCCAAATACCGCCCATGCCCATTGCTTCGCAAATATGTGAAAGCCGGCTGGCTCGGGAAGAAATCAGGACGTGGCTTCTACGTTTACGAATAA
- a CDS encoding acetyl-CoA C-acetyltransferase: protein MARTVIIGGARTPFAKLGGALQAMSASDLGGIAIKEALHRADVKEDEVNEVIMGTVLQAGQGQIPSRQAATKAGLPWSVKTETINKVCASGMRSVTLGDQLIRLGDEEVIVAGGMESMSNAPYYLQKGRFGLKMGDTNLVDGMIYDGLSCAFSPERVHMGTYGNQTAEAFTLTREMQDEWSYRSHQRATEAIDKGVLAEEIVPVEIPQRKGDPVIFDTDEAPRRDTSLETLAKLRPAFGKDGTITAGNAPGVNDGACALVLMNEERAKKEGKTPLATIIGHAEVAIEPENFPQTPGLVINELLKKTGKKLEDIDLFEINEAFAAVALASSQIADLDPEKVNVNGGAVALGHPIGASGARIILTLAHELKRRGGGIGIASICSGGGQGDAVMIEVEKD from the coding sequence ATGGCAAGAACAGTAATTATCGGAGGGGCACGCACCCCGTTTGCTAAATTGGGTGGAGCCTTGCAAGCGATGTCAGCAAGCGATCTGGGTGGAATCGCGATCAAAGAGGCACTGCATCGTGCGGACGTGAAAGAAGATGAAGTGAATGAAGTCATCATGGGGACGGTGCTTCAAGCAGGGCAAGGACAAATCCCTTCCCGCCAAGCAGCGACGAAAGCGGGCCTTCCATGGTCGGTGAAAACGGAGACCATCAACAAAGTATGCGCTTCTGGAATGCGGAGCGTCACATTGGGCGATCAGCTCATCCGCTTGGGAGACGAGGAAGTAATCGTTGCGGGCGGCATGGAATCGATGTCCAATGCGCCGTATTACTTGCAGAAAGGCCGCTTCGGTTTGAAGATGGGCGATACGAATTTGGTGGATGGGATGATTTACGATGGACTGTCCTGTGCCTTCTCACCAGAGCGGGTACATATGGGAACCTACGGCAACCAAACAGCGGAAGCGTTTACATTGACGCGCGAAATGCAGGATGAATGGTCCTACCGCAGTCATCAGCGTGCAACAGAAGCGATTGATAAAGGGGTATTGGCTGAAGAAATCGTACCGGTTGAAATTCCGCAACGAAAAGGGGATCCAGTGATTTTCGATACGGATGAAGCGCCTCGACGGGACACTTCCCTGGAGACACTAGCGAAACTGCGTCCGGCATTCGGCAAGGACGGCACGATCACAGCCGGAAATGCACCGGGAGTGAATGACGGGGCATGTGCCTTAGTGTTAATGAATGAAGAACGGGCGAAAAAAGAAGGGAAAACGCCGCTCGCGACAATTATCGGTCACGCTGAAGTCGCCATCGAACCGGAAAACTTCCCCCAAACGCCAGGTCTCGTCATCAATGAACTCTTGAAAAAGACGGGCAAGAAGCTGGAAGACATCGACCTATTCGAAATCAACGAAGCATTTGCAGCCGTAGCTCTAGCAAGCTCTCAAATTGCGGACCTAGACCCGGAGAAAGTGAATGTCAATGGCGGCGCGGTTGCGCTTGGTCACCCGATCGGGGCGAGCGGTGCCCGGATCATCTTGACACTAGCCCATGAACTGAAACGCCGCGGCGGCGGTATCGGCATTGCATCGATCTGCTCGGGAGGCGGGCAAGGCGATGCCGTCATGATCGAAGTTGAGAAAGACTGA
- a CDS encoding (Fe-S)-binding protein has translation MGPLLIANWVLFLAVTAYALALFTYLLKTRTQFIKLGRREEFDKNVSRRLEAIWVNVFGQKKLLKDKKSGSIHVMFFYGFLLVQFGAIDLIWKGLKPGSHLPFGPIYPGFTFFQEIVVAVILIAVIWAFHRRYVEKLVRLKRGWKSGLVLIFIGTLMLSTLVANGANIIWQGHETTWTEPMASAIAAGLSFMSPTAAATVFFVAWWIHLLTLLTFLVYVPQSKHAHLIAGPVNTYFMRFDRRGKLAPIDFEALENVEEEDEMPALGVGKVTDFTQLQMIDLYACVECGRCTNMCPATGTGKMLSPMDLITKLRDNLTNTGALVTKQKPWVPAPMFKNTKGNQIALAAGAEGAVLDDIYSPSLIGDVITEEEIWACTTCRNCEDQCPVMNEHVDKIIDLRRYLVMTEGKMDADAQRAMTNIERQGNPWGLNRKEKENWRDANPELHIPTVKEMKKAGEDFEYLFWVGSMGAFDNRSQKIALSFAHLLNEAGVKFAILGNKEKNSGDTPRRLGNEFLFQELATSNIEEFEKAGVTKIITIDPHAYNIFKNEYPDFGFEAEVLHHTELLHELVVQGKLKPQHAINETITFHDSCYLGRYNDVYDPPREILKAIPGVQLVEMKRNRQDGMCCGAGGGLMWMEEDTGHRINVARTEQALEVSPGIISSGCPYCLTMLSDGTKAVEVEDSVGTYDIAELLERSIFGEEKQLAATEEEDTVLQ, from the coding sequence ATGGGGCCATTACTAATTGCCAATTGGGTGTTGTTTTTAGCCGTCACGGCCTATGCGCTGGCATTATTCACGTATTTATTAAAAACACGGACCCAATTCATCAAACTCGGTCGAAGGGAAGAGTTTGACAAGAATGTATCCAGAAGGCTTGAAGCAATCTGGGTGAATGTCTTTGGACAAAAGAAATTATTGAAGGATAAGAAGAGCGGATCGATTCACGTCATGTTCTTCTATGGTTTCCTGCTTGTACAATTCGGCGCAATCGATTTGATCTGGAAAGGGCTCAAGCCGGGATCGCATTTGCCGTTCGGACCGATTTATCCGGGCTTCACGTTTTTCCAGGAGATCGTCGTCGCGGTCATTCTTATAGCAGTTATCTGGGCGTTTCATCGCCGCTACGTTGAGAAGCTGGTTCGCCTGAAACGGGGCTGGAAATCCGGCCTTGTCTTAATATTCATCGGAACGCTTATGTTGTCGACACTTGTCGCAAATGGAGCGAATATCATCTGGCAGGGACATGAAACAACATGGACAGAACCGATGGCATCCGCCATTGCTGCAGGACTCAGCTTCATGTCGCCGACCGCCGCAGCAACCGTCTTTTTTGTCGCATGGTGGATTCACTTGCTGACGTTGCTGACATTCCTCGTCTATGTGCCGCAATCGAAGCACGCGCACTTGATTGCAGGACCGGTCAATACGTATTTCATGCGTTTCGACCGCCGTGGCAAACTGGCGCCGATCGATTTCGAAGCACTTGAGAATGTGGAAGAGGAAGATGAAATGCCAGCTCTTGGAGTTGGAAAAGTAACCGATTTCACGCAGCTTCAAATGATTGACCTCTACGCTTGCGTGGAATGCGGACGTTGTACGAATATGTGTCCTGCTACCGGGACGGGCAAAATGTTGTCTCCGATGGATTTGATTACAAAGCTGCGCGATAATTTGACGAACACTGGGGCGCTTGTCACGAAGCAGAAGCCGTGGGTTCCGGCTCCTATGTTCAAGAACACGAAGGGGAATCAAATTGCGCTGGCGGCTGGGGCGGAAGGTGCCGTACTTGATGATATTTACAGCCCGAGCTTGATCGGGGATGTCATTACGGAAGAGGAAATCTGGGCGTGCACGACTTGCCGGAACTGTGAAGACCAATGTCCGGTCATGAACGAACACGTCGACAAAATCATAGATCTTCGCCGTTATCTCGTCATGACGGAAGGGAAGATGGATGCGGATGCACAACGTGCGATGACGAACATCGAGCGTCAAGGGAATCCGTGGGGACTGAACCGGAAAGAGAAGGAGAACTGGCGCGATGCCAATCCGGAACTTCATATTCCGACTGTCAAAGAAATGAAAAAAGCGGGCGAAGACTTCGAATATCTATTCTGGGTCGGCTCCATGGGTGCTTTTGATAACCGTTCCCAAAAGATTGCGTTGTCGTTTGCGCATCTTCTGAACGAAGCGGGCGTCAAATTCGCCATTCTGGGGAATAAAGAGAAGAACTCCGGTGACACACCGCGCCGTCTAGGAAATGAATTTTTATTCCAAGAGTTGGCGACATCCAATATTGAAGAGTTCGAGAAAGCGGGCGTTACAAAAATTATCACAATCGACCCGCACGCATATAATATATTTAAGAACGAATACCCGGATTTCGGATTCGAGGCGGAAGTCCTCCACCATACGGAACTTCTCCATGAACTCGTCGTCCAAGGGAAATTGAAACCGCAGCATGCGATTAATGAAACGATTACATTTCATGATTCCTGCTATCTCGGCAGATACAACGACGTCTATGACCCGCCGCGTGAAATTCTGAAAGCGATTCCGGGCGTTCAACTGGTCGAGATGAAACGGAACCGCCAGGACGGCATGTGCTGTGGAGCTGGCGGAGGTCTGATGTGGATGGAAGAGGATACCGGCCACCGCATCAACGTAGCACGGACCGAGCAGGCGCTCGAAGTAAGCCCGGGCATCATTTCTTCCGGTTGTCCATACTGCTTGACGATGCTCTCGGACGGAACGAAAGCGGTAGAAGTGGAAGATTCGGTTGGCACATACGATATCGCCGAATTACTAGAACGTTCGATTTTCGGTGAGGAGAAACAATTGGCTGCAACGGAAGAAGAGGACACGGTTCTTCAATAA